In Candidatus Accumulibacter cognatus, the genomic window TCACGAACGGACGCGACATGACAAGAAGCGACCGCTGTTACAGGTGAGTGACCCACGCCAGAGGCTCCGGGAACTGCATGCACAACGCGACCCATTGTACCGCGAAGTCGCCGATCTCGTCGTCAGTGGCAGCCGAATCACCGTCCAGTCGGTTCTGAATTTGCTGATCAAGAAAGTGGGAGAGCCATGAAAACGTTGACGGTCGCACTCGGGGATCGTTCCTACCCTATTCATGTGGGGCAGGGGCTGATCGAGCGCGCCGAGTTGCTGGTACTGCGGCAGCCGAAAGCAGCGATCGTCAGTAACGTGACCGTCGCACCGCTGTACCTGCAGCGCCTGGCGGACCCTTTGCGCCGGGCCGGCGTTGAAGTCGTCGAGATGGTGCTGCCCGATGGCGAACGGTTCAAGGACTGGCAAACCCTCAACTCGATTTTCGATGGATTGCTGGAGCAACGCTGCGAACGGTCAACGACCCTGATCGCTCTCGGTGGGGGAGTTGTTGGTGACATTACGGGTTTCGCTGCGGCGTGTTTTCAGCGTGGCATACCTTTTATCCAGGTGCCGACGACCCTGCTGGCCCAGGTCGATTCGTCTGTGGGTGGCAAGACCGCGATCAATCACCCTCTCGGCAAGAACATGATCGGGGCTTTCCATCAGCCACAGCTTGTGCTGACCGATACCGATACTCTGAATACGCTGCCGGACAGAGAACTGCGGGCTGGCCTGGCAGAAGTGATCAAGTACGGTTTGATCAGGGATTTGCCCTTTCTTGAGTGGCTTGAAACTAACCTGGAGTCTTTGCTGTCTCGTGAACCG contains:
- the aroB gene encoding 3-dehydroquinate synthase, whose product is MKTLTVALGDRSYPIHVGQGLIERAELLVLRQPKAAIVSNVTVAPLYLQRLADPLRRAGVEVVEMVLPDGERFKDWQTLNSIFDGLLEQRCERSTTLIALGGGVVGDITGFAAACFQRGIPFIQVPTTLLAQVDSSVGGKTAINHPLGKNMIGAFHQPQLVLTDTDTLNTLPDRELRAGLAEVIKYGLIRDLPFLEWLETNLESLLSREPATLAEAICRSCRNKAEVVVADEREAGERALLNLGHTFGHAIETGVGYGEWLHGEAIAVGSMMAAELSLLMGWIDRHDLLRVERLFQRAGLPVRGPALNVERYLELMQHDKKVLDGKLRLVLLQKLGQAVLSDAATPAEIIQAIGARSAHA